A region of Rhodamnia argentea isolate NSW1041297 chromosome 9, ASM2092103v1, whole genome shotgun sequence DNA encodes the following proteins:
- the LOC115740808 gene encoding importin subunit beta-1: MAMEVTQILLNAQSVDGAVRKHAEDNLKQFQEQNLPSFLLSLAGELANEEKPAESRKLAGLILKNALDAKEQHRKYEFVQRWLALDPSVKGQIKNCLIKTLSSPSHDARSTASQVIAKVAGIELPQKQWPELIGTLLSNIQQLPAHTKQATLETLGYICEEVSPEAVEQDNVNQILTAVVQGMNASEVNNDVRLAATRALYNALGFAQANFSNDMERDYIMRVVCEATLSPEVKIRQAAFECLVAISSTYYEKLAPYIHDIFNITAKAVKEDEEPVALQAIEFWSSICDEEIDILEEYGSDFTGDSEVPCYYFIKQALPVLVPLLLETLLKQEEDQDQDEGAWNIAMAGGTCLGLVARTVGDDIVPLVMPFIELNITKPDWRQREAATYAFGSILEGPSPEKLVPLVNVALNFMLSALMKDPSNHVKDTTAWTLGRMFEFLHGSMLETPIITPANCQQIVTVLLQSMKDVPNVAEKACGALYFLAQGYEDMGPSPSPLTPFFQDILQALYAVTRREDAGESRLRTAAYETLNEVVRCSTDDTSPMVMQLVPHIMMELHQTLEAHKLSTDEREKQNELQGLLCGCLQVIIQKLGSSEATKYVFLQYADQMMALFLRVFSCRSATAHEEAMLAIGALAYATGSGFEKYMSEFYRYLEMGLQNFEDYQVCAITVGVVGDLCRALEDKILPYCDAIMTQLLKDLSSNQLHRSVKPPIFSCFGDIALAIGENFEKYLVYAMPMLQSAAELSAHTSGADDDMTEYTNSLRNGILEAYSGIFQGFKGSPKTQLLMPYAPHILQFLDSLYMEKEMDDVVTKTAIGVLGDLADTLGSNAGPLIQQAISSKDFLNECLSSDDHMIKESAEWAKLAINRAISI, translated from the exons AGTTTCTTGCTTTCCCTGGCTGGTGAGTTGGCTAATGAAGAAAAGCCTGCTGAAAGTCGTAAACTGGCTGGTTTAATCCTTAAGAATGCCTTGGATGCCAAAGAACAGCACAGGAAGTATGAGTTTGTACAGCGCTGGTTGGCTTTGGACCCTTCAGTGAAGGGCCAAATTAAAAACTGCTTGATAAAGACACTCTCCTCTCCTTCTCATGATGCTCGTTCTACTGCTTCACAAGTTATTGCAAAAGTGGCAGGTATAGAGTTGCCACAGAAACAGTGGCCAGAGCTGATTGGTACTCTGTTATCAAATATTCAGCAGCTTCCAGCACATACCAAGCAGGCCACACTTGAAACGCTTGGATATATTTGTGAAGAAGTGTCCCCTGAAGCTGTGGAACAAGATAATGTCAATCAGATACTTACAGCTGTTGTTCAAGGTATGAATGCATCTGAGGTGAACAATGATGTCAGACTTGCTGCTACCCGGGCTCTCTATAATGCACTGGGTTTTGCTCAAGCAAATTTTTCCAATGATATGGAACGTGACTACATTATGAGAGTTGTTTGTGAAGCAACTCTTTCTCCTGAAGTTAAGATTAGACAGGCTGCTTTTGAATGCTTGGTAGCCATTTCTTCAACATACTATGAGAAATTGGCTCCTTACATTCATGACATTTTCAATATCACTGCTAAAGCAGTCAAGGAGGATGAGGAGCCTGTTGCACTTCAAGCCATTGAATTCTGGAGTTCCATTTGCGATGAGgagattgatatcttagaagaGTATGGCAGTGATTTTACTGGAGATTCTGAAGTTCCTTGCTACTATTTTATTAAACAGGCTCTCCCTGTACTTGTTCCACTGTTACTAGAAACACTTCTTAAGCAAGAGGAGGATCAAGATCAGGACGAAGGAGCTTGGAACATTGCAATGGCTGGAGGGACATGCTTGGGTTTGGTTGCACGGACTGTTGGAGACGACATTGTTCCGCTTGTTATGCCATTTATTGAGTTGAATATTACAAAACCAGACTGGAGACAAAGGGAGGCTGCCACTTATGCTTTCGGCTCTATTCTAGAGGGTCCATCTCCAGAAAAGCTCGTGCCTCTTGTTAATGTTGCCCTAAACTTCATGCTGAGTGCTTTGAtgaaggatccaagtaatcatGTGAAGGACACCACTGCATGGACTCTTGGTAGAATGTTTGAGTTTCTTCATGGCTCAATGCTTGAGACTCCTATAATTACTCCGGCAAACTGTCAACAAATTGTCACTGTTCTTTTGCAAAGTATGAAAGACGTCCCCAATGTTGCTGAAAAAGCTTGTGGGGCTTTATATTTCTTGGCTCAGGGGTACGAGGACATGGGACCCTCACCATCTCCACTGACTCCCTTTTTCCAGGATATTTTGCAGGCACTTTATGCTGTTACTCGCAGAGAGGACGCTGGAGAATCGCGCCTCCGCACTGCAGCCTACGAAACTCTAAATGAAGTTGTACGGTGTTCCACAGATGATACATCTCCAATGGTGATGCAACTAGTTCCCCACATTATGATGGAGCTTCACCAGACTCTTGAAGCCCATAAGCTTTCAACTGATGAGAGGGAGAAGCAAAATGAGTTGCAAGGTCTTCTCTGTGGTTGCTTGCAGGTCATTATACAGAAACTGGGGTCATCTGAGGCAACAAAGTATGTCTTTTTGCAGTATGCTGATCAAATGATGGCGCTCTTTTTGAGAGTATTTTCTTGTAGAAGCGCCACCGCTCATGAGGAAGCCATGCTTGCCATTGGGGCACTTGCGTATGCTACAGGCTCAGGTTTTGAGAAATATATGTCAGAATTTTATCGGTATCTTGAAATGGGTCTTCAGAATTTTGAGGATTACCAGGTTTGTGCTATCACAGTTGGTGTTGTAGGAGATTTATGTAGGGCTCTGGAGGATAAAATCTTGCCATATTGCGATGCAATAATGACACAACTGCTGAAAGACTTGTCGAGCAATCAGCTGCATCGTTCTGTGAAGCCTCCCATCTTCTCATGCTTTGGTGACATTGCTTTGGCAATTGGGGAGAACTTTGAGAAGTACTTGGTATATGCTATGCCCATGCTGCAGAGTGCCGCAGAATTGTCAGCCCATACGTCTGGTGCAGATGATGATATGACTGAGTATACTAATTCCCTGAGAAATGGAATATTGGAGGCATACTCAGGGATCTTTCAAGGATTTAAGGGCTCTCCAAAGACCCAACTATTGATGCCTTATGCTCCTCATATTCTTCAGTTTTTGGATAGTCTGTACATGGAAAAGGAAAT GGATGATGTGGTGACCAAGACAGCAATTGGGGTCCTTGGAGATCTGGCGGATACTCTGGGAAGCAATGCTGGTCCCTTGATTCAGCAGGCCATATCAAGCAAGGACTTTTTGAATGAGTGCTTATCCTCAGATGATCATATGATTAAGGAATCTGCTGAATGGGCCAAGTTGGCTATCAATCGAGCCATTTCTATTTGA